A stretch of Tenrec ecaudatus isolate mTenEca1 chromosome 2, mTenEca1.hap1, whole genome shotgun sequence DNA encodes these proteins:
- the NSUN2 gene encoding RNA cytosine C(5)-methyltransferase NSUN2 translates to MGRRARGRRLQQQQQRPEGGEDAAERGRKRSAAGWEGGYPEIIKENKLFEHYYQELKIVPEGEWEQFMGALREPLPATLRITGYKSHAKEILHCLKNKYFKELENLEVDGQKVEVPQPLSWYPEELAWHTNLSRKVLRRSPQLEKFHQFLVSETESGNISRQEAVSMIPPLLLSVQPHHKILDMCAAPGSKTTQLIEMLHADLNIPFPEGFVIANDVDNKRCYLLVHQAKRLGSPCIMVVNHDAASIPRLQMDVDGRKEMLFYDRILCDVPCSGDGTMRKNIDVWKKWTTLNSLQLHGLQLRIATRGAEQLALGGRMVYSTCSLNPVEDEAVVAALLEKSEGALELADVSSELPGLKWMPGLSHWKVMTKDGQWFADWDEVPHSRHTQIRPTMFPPKDPEKLQALNLQRCLRILPHHQNTGGFFVAVLVKTSSMPWNKRQPKPKVLESCLQGDRAPSQPLGESGESSPRDSTEMDGQPLSEVGNGDGVQGLEGAESEANRRDGVCGPPPSKKMKLFGFKEDPFVFIPDDDPLFPPIQSFYGLDSAFPRKNLLTRTTEGKKRQLYMVSKELRSVLLNNSERVKVINTGIKVLCRSNGAEEFDCAFRLAQEGIYTLYPFIKSRIVTVSLEDVKTLLTQENPFFRKFSSETYSQAKDMVKGSVVLKYEPDAGKPGTLQCPIVMCGWRGKTSFRTFVPKNERLHYLRMMGVEVPGETRKEEVAPASKNATQAEADVQAEEAGSQGATGGSDMAGDGSSNGAADGDTAGDGCSKGAADGDTAEGGSTEGAAGGDMAEESLPQ, encoded by the exons tgggaaggcggCTACCCCGAGATCATCAAGGAGAACAAGCTGTTCGAGCACTACTACCAGGAGCTCAAGATCGTGCCCGAGGGCGAGTGGGAGCAGTTCATGGGCGCGCTCCGGGAGCCGCTCCCGGCCACGCTGCGCATCACCGGCTACAAGAG CCACGCAAAAGAGATTCTCCACTGCTTAAAGAACAAGTACTTCAAGGAGCTGGAGAACCTGGAGGTGGATGGCCAGAAGGTTGAGGTTCCACAGCCTCTGAGCTG GTATCCCGAGGAGCTGGCCTGGCACACAAACCTGAGTCGGAAGGTCCTGCGCAGGTCTCCGCAGTTGGAGAAGTTCCACCAGTTTCTGGTCAGCGAGACGGAGTCT GGAAACATCAGTCGCCAGGAAGCCGTGAGCATGATCCCCCCACTGCTGCTGAGTGTCCAGCCCCATCACAAG ATCCTGGACATGTGTGCAGCCCCTGGCTCCAAGACCACCCAGCTCATCGAGATGCTACATGCAGACCTGAACATCCCCTTCCCAG AGGGCTTTGTCATCGCCAACGATGTGGACAACAAGCGCTGCTACCTGCTCGTCCACCAGGCCAAGAGACTGGGCAGCCCCTGCATCATGGTGGTCAACCACGATGCGGCCAGCATCCCCCGGCTGCAGATGGACGTGGATGGCCGCAAGGAGATGCTCTTCTACGACCGCATCCTGTGTGATGTCccctgcag CGGGGATGGCACGATGCGGAAGAACATCGACGTGTGGAAGAAGTGGACCACCTTGAACAGCTTGCAGCTGCACGG CCTGCAGCTGCGCATTGCCACGCGGGGCGCCGAGCAGCTGGCCCTGGGTGGACGGATGGTCTACTCCACCTGCTCGTTGAACCCCGTGGAGGACGAGGCCGTCGTGGCCGCGCTCCTGGAGAAGAGTGAAG GTGCCCTGGAGCTGGCGGACGTGTCCTCTGAGCTGCCAGGGTTGAAGTGGATGCCGGGACTCTCACACTGGAAG GTCATGACCAAGGACGGACAGTGGTTTGCAGATTGGGACGAGGTCCCACACAGCAGGCACACCCAAATCCGACCCACCATGTTCCCACCAAAGGACCCGGAAAAACTGCAGGCTCTGAATCTGCAACGGTG CCTCAGAATCCTGCCCCATCACCAGAACACAGGGGGCTTCTTCGTAGCCGTGCTCGTCAAGACGTCCTCCATGCCCTGGAATAAGCGTCAGCCCAAGCCCAAG GTGCTGGAGAGCTGTTTACAAGGTGACCGTGCCCCCTCACAGCCACTGGGTGAATCCGGTGAGTCTAGTCCCAGGGACTCCACCGAGATGGACGGCCAACCCCTTAGTGAGGTGGGCAACGGGGACGGAGTCCAGGGACTGGAGGGTGCAGAGAGCGAGGCCAACCGGAGAGACGGCGTGTGCGG CCCTCCTCCGTCGAAGAAGATGAAGCTGTTTGGATTTAAGGAAGACCCGTTTGTGTTCATCCCCGACGACGACCCGTTGTTTCCCCCAATCCA GAGCTTCTACGGGCTGGACTCGGCCTTCCCCAGGAAGAACCTGCTGACGCGCACGACGGAGGGGAAGAAGCGGCAACTGTACATGGTGTCCAAGGAGCTGCGCAGCGTGCTGCTGAACAACAGCGAGCGTGTGAAG GTGATCAACACCGGCATCAAGGTCCTGTGTCGCAGCAACGGCGCCGAGGAGTTCGACTGCGCCTTCCGGCTGGCACAGGAG ggAATATACACGCTGTACCCGTTCATCAAGTCCAGGATTGTCACTGTGTCCTTGGAAGATGTGAAAACACTGCTGACACAGGAAAACCCATTTTTCAGGAAGTTCAGCAGTGAGACATACAGCCAAGCCAAGGACATGG TGAAAGGGAGCGTCGTCCTGAAGTACGAACCAGATGCTGG GAAGCCCGGGACCCTTCAGTGCCCCATTGTCATGTGTGGGTGGCGAGGGAAGACCTCCTTCCGCACTTTTGTTCCCAAGAACGAGCGACTCCATTACCTCCGgatgatgggggtggaggtgccGGGAGAAACGAGGAAAGAGGAGGTGGCCCCGGCCAGCAAGAACGCCACCCAAGCGGAGGCTGATGTGCAGGCAGAAGAGGCTGGCAGCCAAGGGGCCACAGGGGGCAGTGACATGGCCGGGGATGGCAGCTCCAATGGGGCAGCAGACGGTGACACGGCCGGGGATGGCTGTTCCAAAGGGGCAGCGGACGGTGACACGGCTGAGGGGGGAAGCACAGAGggggcagcaggaggtgacatggcTGAGGAAAGCTTACCCCAGTGA